The region TAGCCCTAATCATCAGTTCATGTCCGTCTGCAATCGGCGTCCCTTTAAGCTTTCGTGACATATCGGATGCCGGCCCTAGTGGCTGATTACAACATCTGATTTAGCAACAGCCTCTTCAATGGTTGAAGCATTCGAAAGTTCCCCTTGTACAAAGCTCAATTTGGGATGTTTGAGGCTGATTTTGTGGGGGTTTCTAACATATGCCGTAACGAAATCTCCGTGATCCAGAGCTAATCGTGTTAGCAGCTGTCCGATTGCACCACTTGCACCAAAAATGGTGATATTCATATTCACACGCGGTCTTCAGTTATAAATTCTTCTACTCTGTCTCTTTTGGTGTACATGTCGTACCAAATATCAGCGATTTTGTCTTGAACTCCTGAATTCGGCTGCATCCAGATTCCGATCGAAAGGTGACCCGCGTACACGCCTTTGTCCGCTAATTCGCTGTTCAAATTAAAGATATAATTACGAAGTCCTGAAATCGCAATTCCGACATTACCCATCATCGGTACCGGGTGGATCGCAGCGCCTCCAGTAGTAAATAATAAGGCACCGCTTTGCTTAGCCAGCATTTCCGGCAGCACTTGCCGGACACTCGATAATGCACCTAAAACATTAAATTGATATTGGTATAACGCATTTTCTTCTGTTACATCTAATGTTGGCGCTACGGTGTTGATGCTCGGCGTGGGGCTGTATTCAAGAACATCAATAAACCCGTATTTCTCTTTAACAGCGGCGAAGGCACTCTCGATTTCTTGTTTATTTAATATGTCTGCTTGGAATGGAGCCGCTTCAATTCCCAATTGTTCTAATTCAATAACCAGCTGCTTCAGCTTATCTTCATTTCGGGCAATAAGAGCTACGCGAAAGCCGTTTTGTCCGAATTTCTTCGCAATAGACATTCCTAAACCTGCTCCTGCTCCAACAATAGCTATAGTTTTCATTTCATATCTCCCTTTCAATTTGAATTAATGGTCAATAAGATAAATAATGGTCAATGTGTTGTATATTTATCTTGTGTTTATTATGATTAATATAAGGTCAGCATTCAATATTTAATATTTCTGGTTTTGAGAGATAAAATGCAAATCCAGCTCAAATGTCGTATATCTAACAAAAAAAATTAAAGGAATGAGTCCTGATGAACAAAAAAACTGATTTGCGTATCATTCGCTCCAAGCATTCGATCAAAAAGGCGTTTATAGAGCTTCTTACGGAAAAGGGATACGAAGGAATTACGATTCAAGATATTGCCGATAAAGCGATGATTAACCGGAATACCTTTTACCTTCATTATCAGAACAAACCCGACTTGTTAAATGCATCTATGGACGAGTTAATCGAAGAACTAAAGAGTACACTCAAGCAATGCTCAAGCAGCAAAACTCCGTTAAGCGGTTCTATGCTTGAGCAACTAATGCAAACCATCCTGGAGAAAATCCAGGACAATATCCCCTTTTACAAAGCATTGTTAGTGGATGAGAATAGAATTTATGGTTTTCAGTCAAAAATGGAGGAAATTATAAAAAATACAGTGGAGGATGGTTTGGATGATGCCCCATTGAAGATTTCAAAGGAATTATTACTCCAATATATCGCATCTACTTTTATGGGCATTGTGGTATGGTGGGTTAAAAATGATTTTTCCTATACCCCAAAGGAACTCGCTTCTCAATTTGGTAAAATTCTAACTCAAGGACATTTTAAAGCCGCAGGTATTCCAGTCAATGATTAAGTGAAGAAATTTGATCAGTTATTTTACCTTTGAAAAAAGTCCAATGGGATTAACCTCTCTACGTATATTGAGGTTTACCATTGGACTATATTCAAGTCATACAGAGAGACTAAGAGTTAAGAACTTTTTTTGACCATTAGGTCCAACTTATCAACATAAGGAGTGAGCGCCTCCAGTAACTCCTGTTGATCTTGTATCTCTTCTGTCGACAGCCGATCCATATGAACACTTCCATCTGAATCAGTTACCATGGAATCATAGCTTTTCAACTTATTTATTATTGGTTCAAGCTCACTATACTCTTGTTCAGTGAGCCTCTGTTCAGCTTTTTCGAGCAAGCTATCCCAGAAAGCGCTACGTTCTGCGCCAGATACCTTTGCCTTGGGATTTTTTAATTCGTTCATTTTCTTGAAATACGGTTCAAGCTCCACCAGTAATTTCTTGTATGCCTTCTGCTCTTCTGCATCAAGCTGTTCTATGTGAAACGCTCCTTTGGAATCTGCAGCGAGCAGATTATAATCGCCTAATTCCTTCAATAAGGACATTGCCCTGGAATATTCTTTTTCGCTGAAATTCTGCTTCAAACTTTGCAGCTTGGTCTCCAACTCCTCATATTTCTGCGGGGTTAGGCCAATCCTTGCCGCTGCTTCTTTTGAACCATACACACTATCCGCCAAATAATGATATCCTGCAAATGCTCCAGTAGGAATTAATAAAGTAGCTGCCAAAATGCCTGCTACAATCCACTTCTTTTTCATTCGTCTTCCTCCTTGTCCGGTCACAGTCTGATTTAGTATTCTCTCCTTCAGTTCCGGTGGGGCATTTAAACTTCTTGCCTTTTCCTGCAGAACTGTTCGCAACTCTTCATTGAAATTCATGCAGATCCTCCACCTTTCCCTTAAAAAGAGTTTGATTCTCCGGTTTCTGACGAAGCTTGTTCAGTGCAGCATGAATTCGGGATTTCACAGTACCCAGAGGGATCCCAAGAACTGCGGCACTTTCTTCCTGTGATAATTCATTTAAATAGTGCAGAATAATCACCTGCTTCAGCTTATACGGAAGACTTTCTACGCTGGTAAGCAAGGAATGGTTAGAGATCTTGTCCACAACACTACTTGTAAATTCAGGCTCCATCACCAGATTGGCCTGCTCTGCCTTTTTGAGAATTCGGAGATGCGTCCATCTCTTTCTTCGGTAGGCATGAATTTGGCGCATTACTATTCCCATAAGCCAAGGTCTAAAGGGACGGCTGATGTCAAAACGTTCAAGAGATCTGCGCATTTGAATATAAATCTCCTGAACGATATCATCCACCTCAGAAGCATCCCGAACGAGGAAATGAACGGTTTGATATACATCCCTAATTGTAGCTTCATATAGCTCACTAAATGCTTCACGACTGCCGGCTAGCGTAAGCGATATGAGACGAGAATATTCATCTGGATGCTCCATCCATAACCCCTCCTTCGGACTTACACTATATATTGGTGAATAAAGAATATTTCGTTCGATTTTTTTCAGAAAAATACGAACCAGATTCTAATAGAGCTAAAATAGTGATCACTGTGATGCAAGTTTAAGGGCCATCCTCGGAGGATGACCCTT is a window of Paenibacillus sp. FSL H3-0469 DNA encoding:
- a CDS encoding sigma-70 family RNA polymerase sigma factor, with the translated sequence MEHPDEYSRLISLTLAGSREAFSELYEATIRDVYQTVHFLVRDASEVDDIVQEIYIQMRRSLERFDISRPFRPWLMGIVMRQIHAYRRKRWTHLRILKKAEQANLVMEPEFTSSVVDKISNHSLLTSVESLPYKLKQVIILHYLNELSQEESAAVLGIPLGTVKSRIHAALNKLRQKPENQTLFKGKVEDLHEFQ
- a CDS encoding TetR/AcrR family transcriptional regulator codes for the protein MNKKTDLRIIRSKHSIKKAFIELLTEKGYEGITIQDIADKAMINRNTFYLHYQNKPDLLNASMDELIEELKSTLKQCSSSKTPLSGSMLEQLMQTILEKIQDNIPFYKALLVDENRIYGFQSKMEEIIKNTVEDGLDDAPLKISKELLLQYIASTFMGIVVWWVKNDFSYTPKELASQFGKILTQGHFKAAGIPVND
- a CDS encoding SDR family oxidoreductase, whose amino-acid sequence is MKTIAIVGAGAGLGMSIAKKFGQNGFRVALIARNEDKLKQLVIELEQLGIEAAPFQADILNKQEIESAFAAVKEKYGFIDVLEYSPTPSINTVAPTLDVTEENALYQYQFNVLGALSSVRQVLPEMLAKQSGALLFTTGGAAIHPVPMMGNVGIAISGLRNYIFNLNSELADKGVYAGHLSIGIWMQPNSGVQDKIADIWYDMYTKRDRVEEFITEDRV
- a CDS encoding DUF3600 domain-containing protein; protein product: MNFNEELRTVLQEKARSLNAPPELKERILNQTVTGQGGRRMKKKWIVAGILAATLLIPTGAFAGYHYLADSVYGSKEAAARIGLTPQKYEELETKLQSLKQNFSEKEYSRAMSLLKELGDYNLLAADSKGAFHIEQLDAEEQKAYKKLLVELEPYFKKMNELKNPKAKVSGAERSAFWDSLLEKAEQRLTEQEYSELEPIINKLKSYDSMVTDSDGSVHMDRLSTEEIQDQQELLEALTPYVDKLDLMVKKSS
- a CDS encoding NAD(P)H-binding protein, with the protein product MNITIFGASGAIGQLLTRLALDHGDFVTAYVRNPHKISLKHPKLSFVQGELSNASTIEEAVAKSDVVISH